The Carassius auratus strain Wakin chromosome 40, ASM336829v1, whole genome shotgun sequence genome has a segment encoding these proteins:
- the LOC113059014 gene encoding olfactory receptor 1M1-like — MRSLNASFSQNISIVHPEYFFIVGLSGLPYSSYYYIFLFMIYFITVIGNSIVLLIIALERSLHSPKYIGVFNLALADFGETNALIPNMMKNFLFDSQYISYNACLANMFFVFLFSSIQSVTLVVLSYDRFIAICLPLRYHALVNNTSMFLIFLAVWAFNSSFMGWMVSLITPLSLCESNVIQSYFCDHGPVFRLACNDNSINGIFAFLVTALYLVAPLIIIFLSYMGICLALIKITTWQGRLKALKTCFSHLFLVGIYFLPMCCSYLAALLGSLTPNARVISTSLAYAVPPMLNPIIYVLKTAEIKDIIQKVFKNKSAPIRENISK, encoded by the coding sequence ATGAGGTCTTTAAATGCAAGCTTTTCCCAGAATATCTCCATTGTTCATCCTGAATACTTTTTCATTGTTGGACTTTCTGGATTACCGTACAGCAGTTATTACTATATATtcttatttatgatttattttattactgtaattGGGAACTCTATAGTGCTTCTCATAATTGCTCTTGAACGAAGCCTGCACAGTCCAAAGTACATCGGTGTGTTTAATTTGGCCTTGGCTGATTTTGGTGAAACTAATGCACTGATTCCTAACATGATGAAGAATTTTCTGTTTGACTCACAGTACATCTCCTACAATGCTTGTTTGGCAAACATGTTCTTTGTGTTCCTCTTCAGTTCTATACAAAGTGTTACTCTTGTTGTTCTGTCATATGATCGCTTCATTGCAATTTGCCTGCCATTAAGATATCATGCTCTTGTAAACAATACcagtatgtttttaattttcttagCAGTTTGGGCATTTAATTCTTCTTTTATGGGCTGGATGGTGTCTTTGATCACCCCACTTTCATTATGTGAATCTAATGTGATACAGAGTTATTTTTGTGATCATGGACCGGTGTTTAGGTTGGCATGTAATGACAACAGCATTAATGGAATCTTTGCATTTCTTGTCACAGCTTTATACCTTGTAGCACCATTGATCATTATATTCCTTTCATATATGGGAATTTGTCTTGCTTTAATCAAAATTACAACTTGGCAAGGACGTTTAAAAGCCCTGAAGACCTGTTTTTCTCACCTGTTTTTAGTAGGGATATATTTCCTGCCAATGTGTTGCTCATACCTTGCTGCATTATTGGGTTCTCTCACACCTAATGCAAGGGTCATCAGCACCTCTCTGGCTTATGCGGTTCCACCGATGCTAAATCCTATCATTTATGTTTTAAAGACGGCTGAAATCAAAGACATAAttcaaaaagtgtttaaaaacaaatctgcACCAATTAGAGAGAACATTTCCAAATGA
- the LOC113059015 gene encoding olfactory receptor 1M1-like, with translation MSTLNASFVQNMPIVRPEYFFIIGLSGIPYSSYYYIFLFITYFIAVIGNSIVLLIIALERSLHSPKYIGVFNLALADIGETNAVIPNMMKTFFSDSQFISYNACLANMFFVNFFITVQSVTLVVLAFDRFIAICLPLRYHALLNNTVMSLVFLVVWAFNTSLVALAASLMTRLSFCKTNVVQSYYCDYGPVLRLACNDNSINIFITNLIAALFLVAPLCIIVLSYMGIFFALSKITTWEARLKALKTCVSHLILVGIFFLPVICIFIASSITSLTPNARVISTSLSFTLPPMLNPIIYVLNTAEIRVLIRKVLKKRIVPIRNISK, from the coding sequence ATGAGTACTTTAAATGCAAGTTTTGTCCAGAATATGCCCATTGTTCGTCCTGAATACTTTTTCATCATTGGACTTTCAGGTATACCTTATAGCagttattactatatttttttatttatcacatattttattgctgtgattgGGAACTCTATAGTGCTTCTCATTATTGCTCTTGAACGAAGCCTGCACAGTCCAAAGTACATCGGTGTGTTTAATTTGGCCTTGGCTGATATTGGTGAAACTAATGCAGTGATTCCTAACATGATGAAGACTTTTTTTTCTGACTCACAGTTCATCTCTTACAATGCTTGTCTGGCAAACATGTTTTTTGTGAACTTCTTTATTACTGTGCAAAGTGTCACTCTTGTCGTTCTGGCATTTGATCGTTTCATTGCAATTTGCCTGCCATTAAGATATCATGCCCTACTAAATAATACTGTAATGTCTTTAGTGTTTTTAGTAGTATGGGCATTCAACACTTCTCTGGTGGCCCTGGCAGCATCTTTGATGACCAGACTTTCATTCTGCAAAACTAATGTGGTACAGAGTTATTATTGTGACTATGGACCAGTATTGAGGTTGGCATGCAATGACAAtagcattaatatatttataacaaaccTCATTGCTGCTTTGTTCCTTGTAGCACCATTATGCATTATAGTCCTGTCATATATGGGCATTTTTTTTGCCTTAAGTAAAATTACAACTTGGGAAGCACGTTTAAAAGCACTGAAGACCTGTGTTTCTCACCTTATTTTGGTCGGAATATTCTTTCTTCctgtaatatgcatttttattgcttCATCAATTACTTCTCTCACTCCAAATGCCAGAGTCATCAGCACATCTCTTTCATTTACTCTTCCACCAATGTTAAATcccattatttatgttttaaacacaGCTGAAATCAGAGTCTTAATTCGAAAAGTGCTTAAAAAAAGAATTGTGCCaattagaaatatttctaaatga
- the LOC113059016 gene encoding olfactory receptor 52E8-like — MNSVSESFSENNSIVHPEYFFIVGLSGVPYSTYYYIFLFFLYIIAVIWNSVVLFIIVVDQNLHSPKYFAMFHLALADFSETNALIPNIMKIFVFDSQYISFNACLANMFFVHFFSTMQSFTLVVLAYDRFIAICLPLRYHAIVNNTVMSVVFLVLWAFNGCLVSFVVFLIKRLSFCKTNMIPSYYCDHGPVFRLACNDVSINVFMAKLCTALYLVAPFLIIVLSYLGIFLALSKITTWEGRLKALKTCVSHLLLVGSFFLPIICIYMVAFVIYLTPNARIISTSLAYAVPPMLHPIIYVLNTAEIKEVIRKYIKKRSTQIESVSN, encoded by the coding sequence ATGAATTCTGTAAGTGAAAGTTTTTCTGAGAATAACTCCATTGTTCATCCTGAATATTTTTTCATCGTTGGACTTTCAGGTGTACCATACAGCACTTATTactatattttcttatttttccttTATATTATTGCTGTAATTTGGAACTCTGTAGTGCTCTTTATTATAGTTGTTGACCAGAACCTGCACAGTCCAAAGTACTTTGCTATGTTTCACTTGGCCCTGGCAGACTTTAGTGAAACTAATGCACTGATTCCAAACATAatgaagatttttgtttttgattcacaGTACATCTCCTTCAATGCTTGTTTGGCCAACATGTTTTTTGTGCACTTCTTTAGTACTATGCAGAGCTTCACTCTTGTAGTTCTGGCATATGATCGCTTCATTGCAATTTGTTTGCCATTAAGATATCATGCCATAGTAAATAATACTGTAATGTCTGTAGTGTTTTTAGTATTATGGGCATTTAACGGTTGTCTGGTTTCCTTTGTGGTGTTTTTGATCAAACGACTTTCATTCTGTAAAACCAATATGATACCAAGTTATTATTGTGATCATGGACCAGTGTTTAGGTTGGCATGCAATGATGTTAGCATTAATGTTTTCATGGCAAAACTCTGCACAGCTTTATACTTGGTAGCACCATTTCTCATTATAGTTCTGTCATATCTGGGTATTTTTCTTGCCTTAAGCAAAATAACAACTTGGGAAGGACGTTTAAAAGCTCTGAAGACCTGTGTTTCTCACCTGTTGTTAGTGGGATCCTTTTTTCTACCAATAATCTGCATATACATGGTTGCATTTGTAATTTATCTTACACCTAATGCCAGAATCATCAGCACATCACTGGCATATGCTGTTCCACCGATGCTACATcctattatttatgttttaaatacagcTGAAATCAAAGAGGTAATtcgaaaatacattaaaaagagaTCAACACAAATTGAGAGTGTTTCAAACTAA